The following proteins are encoded in a genomic region of Flammeovirga pectinis:
- a CDS encoding sensor histidine kinase, with the protein MKLFEQDNNKREKKEHISEATFIPVMTLSVIAITFLVGIWSIKELSDYKTDVEKLEHEFTEKQKSVTINEVENAFKYIKYLENNTENTLKKTLKNRVDEAYHIASNIYERNKGRYSKKQIINLIKDSLYPIRFNSNRGYYFIDHIDGYSVMNVTDPKAEGKRILDYQDARGNFFIKKEFEIAKTKGAGYFEYYWRKPGQTDATQYPKTSYLRYFKELGLILGTGEYMDNVTYDMQLKALERMSAIHFGEDGYLFVNKRGNPLLMGWKFFQEEKKISDKQLRSLPLTTEKGDTTYFQDIPSHLMNKNQTGDFYYYNYKKPTSNEVTKKFSYILYFKEWDWTIGAGVYLDALDDQIAAKRSLLINELTTELFRILSLSTLLIAILWWRLRKVATGITNNIQEFATFFDDASKEHVKINKDRLAYAEFDHLAGLANKMLDDRETDKKKIIEAYHEIQTSEEELRQQSESLLYTNQKLEEAMQEVKAAQVRLINSEKMASLGQLTAGIAHEINNPINFVSSNVQPLKDDIEDLLTLLNSCNDLTKEFESKEAFDKRVSEINSLANEIEVDVITEEIKQLLNGIEEGALRTKEIVLGLRTFSRLDEDTFKYASINEGINSTLTILNNKAKKKNAIIKSELQDKLPDIECLPGRINQVFMNIINNAIQAVDQNTGLITIKSSYLEGDEHISISIKDNGVGMPQAVIDKIFEPFFTTKDVGEGTGLGLSISYGIIQKHGGEIMVASKPKTEQNPESYTEFTIHLPIVGKNDLKHDY; encoded by the coding sequence ATGAAGCTCTTCGAGCAAGATAATAACAAACGTGAAAAAAAAGAGCACATCTCAGAGGCTACCTTTATCCCTGTAATGACTCTTTCTGTAATCGCTATTACTTTCTTAGTAGGCATTTGGTCTATTAAAGAATTGAGCGATTATAAAACTGATGTCGAAAAATTAGAACATGAGTTCACAGAGAAACAAAAAAGTGTTACCATAAATGAAGTAGAAAATGCTTTCAAGTATATCAAGTACTTAGAAAATAACACTGAAAACACTTTAAAAAAGACATTAAAGAATAGAGTTGATGAGGCCTATCATATTGCTTCTAATATCTACGAAAGAAATAAGGGGAGATACAGTAAAAAACAGATTATTAATCTAATTAAAGATTCATTATACCCTATTCGTTTCAATTCAAATAGAGGATATTACTTTATTGATCATATTGATGGGTATTCTGTAATGAATGTAACAGATCCTAAAGCAGAAGGTAAAAGAATATTAGACTATCAAGATGCTAGAGGAAACTTTTTTATTAAAAAAGAATTTGAAATAGCCAAAACTAAAGGGGCTGGTTACTTTGAATATTATTGGCGTAAACCTGGACAAACAGATGCTACTCAATACCCAAAAACATCTTACTTAAGGTACTTTAAAGAGCTTGGATTAATTCTAGGAACAGGGGAATACATGGATAATGTTACCTATGATATGCAACTGAAAGCACTTGAAAGAATGTCTGCTATTCATTTTGGAGAAGATGGTTATTTATTTGTAAACAAAAGAGGTAATCCACTTTTAATGGGATGGAAATTTTTCCAAGAAGAAAAGAAAATTAGTGATAAACAGCTTAGGTCTTTACCTCTAACTACAGAAAAAGGGGATACTACTTACTTCCAAGATATACCATCACATTTAATGAATAAAAATCAGACTGGAGATTTTTATTATTATAATTATAAGAAGCCAACATCCAATGAGGTTACTAAGAAGTTTTCTTACATATTATATTTTAAAGAGTGGGACTGGACAATTGGTGCTGGAGTATATTTAGATGCTTTAGACGATCAAATTGCAGCCAAAAGATCTTTACTCATTAATGAACTTACCACAGAATTATTCCGAATTCTATCATTATCAACACTTCTTATCGCTATTCTTTGGTGGAGATTAAGAAAGGTGGCAACAGGTATTACAAACAATATCCAAGAGTTTGCTACTTTCTTTGATGACGCCTCTAAAGAACATGTGAAGATTAATAAAGATCGTTTAGCTTATGCCGAGTTTGATCATTTAGCCGGTTTAGCAAACAAAATGCTTGATGATAGAGAAACGGATAAGAAAAAAATTATTGAGGCTTATCACGAAATTCAGACCTCAGAAGAAGAGCTTAGACAACAATCTGAAAGTTTGCTTTACACTAATCAAAAATTAGAAGAAGCAATGCAAGAAGTTAAAGCTGCTCAGGTTCGTTTAATTAATTCTGAGAAAATGGCTTCTCTTGGTCAATTAACGGCCGGAATTGCACACGAAATTAATAATCCAATTAACTTTGTATCTTCAAATGTACAACCTCTTAAAGATGATATAGAAGATTTGCTGACGTTATTAAATAGCTGCAATGATCTTACTAAAGAATTTGAGAGTAAAGAAGCTTTTGATAAAAGGGTAAGTGAAATTAATTCTCTAGCCAATGAGATAGAGGTTGATGTAATTACCGAAGAAATTAAGCAATTACTAAATGGTATAGAAGAAGGTGCGTTACGAACAAAAGAAATTGTTCTTGGTTTACGTACTTTCTCTCGTTTAGATGAAGATACTTTTAAATACGCTAGTATTAACGAGGGTATAAATTCTACGCTTACAATCCTTAATAATAAAGCAAAAAAGAAAAACGCTATTATTAAAAGTGAGTTACAAGATAAATTACCTGATATAGAATGTTTACCTGGTCGAATTAATCAGGTTTTCATGAATATTATTAATAACGCAATTCAAGCTGTAGATCAAAATACAGGTTTAATTACTATAAAATCTAGTTACTTAGAAGGCGATGAACATATATCAATATCAATTAAAGATAATGGTGTAGGTATGCCGCAGGCAGTAATTGATAAGATATTCGAACCGTTCTTCACTACTAAAGATGTTGGTGAAGGAACTGGTTTAGGACTTTCTATTTCATACGGTATTATTCAGAAACATGGAGGTGAAATTATGGTTGCCAGTAAACCAAAAACCGAACAAAACCCTGAATCTTATACCGAATTTACTATACACCTACCAATTGTAGGCAAAAATGATTTAAAACACGATTATTAG
- the rimO gene encoding 30S ribosomal protein S12 methylthiotransferase RimO, with product MKTKTLKENKVNIITLGCSKNIVDSEVIMTQLKGNGIEVVHEAEDDKFNIVLINTCGFIGHAKTESIETILRYADAKKEGLIDKVYVSGCLSERYKEDLVNEIPEVDAFFGTREVPNLLRALNADYKKELLGERLLTTDKHFGYLKIAEGCDRPCSFCAIPLMRGKHVSTPIEDLVKQAEDMVAKGVKEILLIAQDLTYYGLDIYKKRRLADLLRALSDVEGLEWIRLHYAYPTGFPMDVIDVMKERDNIANYLDIPLQHGSTEMLKRMRRGTSREKQEQLINDIRAEIPNIAIRTTLITGHPGETEEEFEEMLDFVERMRFERVGVFTYSHEEDTHAGDDMEDTIPEDVKQERADEIMQIQEEISAELNQEKVGKVFRVLFDKIEGGYFVGRTEYDSPEVDNEVLVPVEEKNHVRLGDFANVKITSAEPFDLYGEIV from the coding sequence TTGAAAACCAAGACACTTAAAGAAAATAAAGTCAATATTATTACACTCGGTTGTTCTAAGAACATTGTAGACTCTGAGGTAATTATGACACAGTTAAAAGGTAATGGCATTGAAGTAGTTCATGAAGCTGAAGATGATAAGTTTAATATAGTATTAATCAACACTTGTGGATTTATTGGGCATGCTAAAACGGAATCTATTGAAACGATTCTTCGTTATGCAGATGCTAAAAAAGAAGGTTTAATTGATAAAGTATATGTTTCTGGTTGTTTATCAGAAAGATATAAAGAAGATTTAGTAAACGAGATTCCTGAAGTTGATGCATTCTTTGGTACTAGAGAAGTGCCAAACTTGTTGAGAGCTTTAAACGCAGATTATAAAAAAGAATTATTAGGTGAGCGTCTTCTTACTACAGACAAACACTTTGGATACCTTAAGATTGCAGAAGGTTGTGACCGCCCTTGTTCTTTCTGTGCAATTCCTTTAATGAGAGGGAAACATGTTTCTACTCCAATAGAAGATTTGGTAAAACAAGCTGAAGACATGGTTGCTAAAGGGGTAAAAGAGATACTTCTTATTGCACAAGACTTAACATATTATGGTCTTGATATTTATAAAAAGAGACGTTTAGCAGATTTACTTAGAGCTTTATCAGATGTTGAAGGTTTAGAGTGGATACGTTTGCATTATGCTTACCCAACGGGCTTCCCAATGGATGTAATTGATGTAATGAAAGAACGTGATAATATTGCTAATTACCTTGATATTCCATTACAACACGGTTCTACAGAAATGTTGAAACGTATGCGTAGAGGTACATCTAGAGAAAAACAAGAGCAATTGATTAACGATATCCGTGCTGAGATTCCTAACATTGCTATCCGTACAACTTTAATTACTGGTCACCCAGGTGAAACAGAAGAAGAGTTTGAGGAAATGTTAGACTTTGTTGAGCGTATGCGTTTTGAACGTGTTGGTGTATTTACTTATTCTCATGAAGAAGATACACATGCTGGAGATGACATGGAAGATACTATTCCAGAAGATGTTAAACAGGAAAGAGCTGATGAGATTATGCAAATTCAGGAAGAAATTTCTGCTGAGCTTAATCAAGAAAAAGTAGGCAAAGTATTCCGTGTTTTATTTGATAAAATTGAAGGTGGTTATTTTGTAGGAAGAACAGAATATGATTCTCCTGAGGTAGATAACGAAGTGTTAGTACCTGTGGAAGAAAAGAATCATGTTCGTTTAGGTGATTTTGCAAATGTCAAGATTACTAGTGCAGAACCATTTGATTTATATGGCGAGATTGTTTAA
- a CDS encoding tetratricopeptide repeat protein — translation MYTILSLLIVLNIYSDNNGIGKIAKANARKSTAESAFKAEDYKTAIEEYTYLLDSMSIQDDAAMLDLGHAYFLSEDAENATKRYASIQNSANKKIASIANQQLGVIKAQAKEIKPALAFLKAAMKHDPKNLAARYDYEMLLKQKNEQDQQDQENKDDNKDQKDQDKDKQDKDQEKDQNKEDQEKEDQDQEQQDKQDQQDQQDQQNKDQKGEDQQDQEQQDQEQQDQQKGEQGEETEEEREQREQEQEQQQFNERMEEIKMPASQAQMILDALKNNEVQYFQQKKKKSNKNDRNKPDW, via the coding sequence ATGTATACGATTTTATCACTACTTATCGTATTAAATATATATTCTGATAACAATGGAATAGGGAAGATTGCCAAGGCTAACGCACGTAAGTCTACAGCTGAATCTGCCTTTAAAGCGGAAGATTATAAAACCGCAATAGAAGAATATACTTACCTTTTAGATTCAATGAGTATTCAAGATGATGCAGCAATGCTTGATCTTGGGCATGCCTACTTTTTATCTGAAGATGCTGAAAATGCAACAAAGCGCTATGCAAGTATTCAAAATTCTGCAAATAAGAAAATTGCCTCAATTGCTAACCAACAATTGGGTGTAATTAAAGCACAGGCAAAGGAAATAAAACCTGCTCTTGCTTTCTTAAAGGCAGCAATGAAACACGATCCTAAGAATTTAGCTGCTCGTTATGATTATGAAATGCTTTTAAAGCAAAAAAATGAGCAGGATCAACAAGATCAAGAAAATAAAGACGATAATAAAGATCAAAAAGATCAAGATAAAGACAAGCAGGATAAAGATCAGGAAAAAGATCAAAATAAGGAAGATCAGGAGAAAGAGGACCAAGATCAGGAGCAACAAGATAAGCAAGATCAACAGGACCAACAGGATCAGCAAAATAAAGATCAGAAAGGTGAAGATCAACAAGATCAGGAGCAACAAGATCAAGAACAGCAGGATCAGCAAAAGGGCGAACAAGGAGAAGAGACGGAAGAGGAACGAGAGCAACGCGAACAGGAACAGGAACAACAACAGTTCAATGAGCGTATGGAAGAAATAAAAATGCCTGCTAGCCAAGCTCAAATGATTTTAGATGCACTTAAAAATAATGAAGTGCAGTACTTCCAACAGAAGAAAAAGAAATCGAATAAGAACGATAGAAATAAGCCAGATTGGTAA